One window of the Bubalus bubalis isolate 160015118507 breed Murrah chromosome 8, NDDB_SH_1, whole genome shotgun sequence genome contains the following:
- the ZYX gene encoding zyxin, which yields MVCAPRSPRPLPPSVFPASLPARQDRDAESADSAARRPLADAARTLRPAPGLAMAAPRPPRAISVSAPVFYAPQKKFAPVVAPKPKVNPFRPGDSEPPPAAGAQRGQMGRVGEIPPPPPEDFPLPPPPVVGEADDAEGALGGAFPPPPPPIDEPFPPAPLEEEIFPSPPPPLVEEGGPEAPTQFPSQPREKVSSIDLEIDSLSSLLDDMTKNDPFKARVSSGYVPPPVTTPFISKSNTKPSAGGTAPLPPWKSPSSSQPVSQAQPQSQTQFHVQSQPQAKPQAPPQPVPLATTQPRGPLAPSPAPKFSPVTPKFTPVASKFSPGAPGGPGSQPHQKLGPPEAPSSTGTGSPQPPSFTYAQQKEKPQVQEKQHPVPPPTQNQNQVRPAGAPGPLTLKEVEELEQLTQKLMQDMEHPQKQSVPVNESCGRCHQPLARSQPAVRALGQLFHITCFTCRQCEQQLQGQQFYSLEGAPYCEGCYTDTLEKCSTCGQPITDRMLRATGKAYHPQCFTCVVCACPLEGTSFIVDQANRPHCVPDYHKQYAPRCSVCAEPIMPEPGREETVRVVALDKNFHMKCYKCEDCGKPLSIEADDNGCFPLDGHVLCRKCHTARA from the exons ATGGTCTGCGCGCCGCGCTCTCcccgccctctccctccctccgtcTTCCCTGCGTCCCTCCCCGCCCGGCAGGACCGGGACGCAGAGTCCGCGGACTCGGCTGCGAGGCGGCCCCTGGCAGACGCGGCGCGCACGCTCCGGCCCGCG CCCGGCCTGGCCATGGCGGCCCCCCGCCCGCCTCGCGCGATCTCCGTCTCGGCTCCGGTGTTTTACGCCCCGCAGAAGAAGTTCGCCCCGGTGGTGGCCCCGAAGCCCAAAGTGAATCCTTTTCGGCCCGGCGACAGCGAGCCGCCTCCGGCCGCTGGGGCCCAGCGCGGACAGATGGGCCGGGTGGGCGAGATCCCCCCGCCGCCCCCAGAAG ACTTTCCCTTACCGCCTCCTCCGGTGGTCGGGGAGGCAGACGACGCCGAGGGCGCCCTGGGAGGTGCCTTCCCACCTCCGCCGCCCCCGATCGACGAACCGTTTCCCCCCGCGCCTTTGGAGGAGGAGATCTTCCCTTCCCCACCGCCCCCGCTAGTGGAGGAGGGAGGTCCCGAGGCCCCCACCCAGTTCCCATCGCAG CCCAGGGAGAAGGTGAGCAGTATTGATCTGGAGATCGACTCCCTGTCTTCGCTGCTGGATGACATGACCAAGAACGATCCCTTCAAAGCCCGG GTGTCATCTGGATATGTACCCCCGCCGGTCACCACTCCATTCATTTCCAAGTCCAATACTAAGCCTTCAGCTGGGGGCACAGCACCCCTGCCTCCCTGGAAGTCCCCTTCTAGCTCCCAGCCTGTGTCCCAGGCTCAACCTCAGAGCCAGAcacagttccatgtccagtcccagccccaggccaaaccccaggcccctccccagcctgtgcCTTTGGCCACCACCCAGCCTCGGGGGCCCCTAGCCCCATCTCCAGCCCCTAAGTTTTCCCCGGTGACTCCCAAGTTTACCCCTGTGGCTTCCAAGTTCAGCCCTGGAGCCCCAGGTGGACCCGGGTCCCAGCCCCATCAGAAGCTGGGGCCCCCTGAAGCTCCCTCTTCCACTGGCACCGGCTCCCCTCAGCCCCCAAGCTTTACCTATGCTCAGCAGAAGGAGAAGCCCCAAGTGCAGGAGAAGCAGCACCCAGTGCCCCCACCGACTCAAAACCAAAACCAG GTGCGCCCCGCTGGGGCCCCAGGGCCTCTGACACTGAAAGAGGTGGAGGAGCTGGAGCAGCTGACGCAGAAGCTGATGCAGGACATGGAGCATCCTCAGAAGCAGAGTGTGCCCGTCAACG AGTCCTGTGGCCGGTGTCATCAGCCCCTGGCACGTTCGCAGCCCGCGGTTCGCGCTCTGGGGCAGCTCTTCCATATCACCTGCTTCACCTGCCGCCAGTGTGAACAGCAGCTCCAAGGCCAGCAGTTCTACAGCCTGGAAGGGGCTCCGTACTGCGAGGGCTGCTACACT GATACCTTGGAGAAGTGCAGCACCTGTGGGCAGCCGATCACTGACCGCATGCTGAGGGCCACAGGCAAGGCCTATCACCCGCAGTGCTTCACCTGTGTGGTCTGCGCCTGCCCCCTGGAGGGCACCTCCTTCATTGTGGACCAGGCCAACCGGCCCCACTGTGTCCCCGACTACCACAA GCAATACGCCCCCAGATGCTCTGTGTGCGCGGAGCCCATCATGCCGGAGCCTGGGCGCGAGGAGACCGTGCGCGTGGTTGCTCTGGACAAGAACTTCCACATGAAGTGCTACAAGTGCGAG GACTGTGGGAAGCCCCTCTCCATTGAGGCGGATGACAACGGCTGCTTCCCTTTGGATGGCCACGTGCTCTGCCGGAAATGCCACACCGCCAGAGCCTAG